The nucleotide sequence CGGCGGGCAAAAGATCGGGCGTGAATTGAATACGATGAAATTTAAGATCAATGGCTTTAGCAAGAGTGCTTACAGTAAGGGTTTTTGCAAGACCCGGTACACCTTCAAGCAAAATATGTCCATTGGTTAAAAGACCCATCAAAAGGCGAGAAACAACCTCTTTTTGGCCAACAACTTGTTTTGAAATTTCAGTTTGGAGTTTTGTAACAAATTCAGATTCCTGATAAATGCGTGCTTTTAATTCTTCGATGTTGACGGCCGTTTGCATATGTTTATGAAAGTTGTTTGATTTTTTTTTGAGATTGAATTTTTTTCTATTGGTAGTTACTTTTCAGATGATTGTTTGGTGACATAAATGGTTCGAAATGCCCAAATCATTATTCCAAAGCCACTTGCGCTAAGCAGCAATGCCAGCATCGGATGTACATGAAAATAATCGTGAATCATCCCAATTCTAGGAATAAAGAGAATCACCAAATTAGCACCCAATAGAAAGGCAAGCATTCTCGAGGTACGAACACTAACTTCCGGCTTTCCAGACTTATTGCTCATCGTTTTCAATTAACTTCTTTTTTAGAAAATTTAAAGATGAATATTCTTGCTCTCGAAACAAGCTGTGACGAAACCTCAGCCGCTGTCCTACTTAATGGTAAAGTTGCTTCGAACATCATCAGTTCCCAGCTTAGGCATCAAGAGTTTGGCGGCGTTGTTCCTGAATTGGCTTCTCGGGAGCACGAGCGACTCATCGCCAGTGTAACGAATACGGCAATGAAAGTTTCCAATATAAATAAATCTGACTTGGATTTCATATCAGCGACCTCAGGACCCGGTCTCATTGGCGCAGTTCTGGTAGGGCTCAATTTTGCACAATCATTTGCCTATGCTCTTGGCATTCCATTTATTCCGATTAATCACATCGAAGCGCATATTTTTTCAACATTCATCAACGACGGCTCACAGCTTGCTTTTCCAAAATTTCCTTTTATTTCACTGACCGTTTCAGGCGGACATACGATGCTTGCGCTCGTCGAAGAAAATTTGTCTTATAAAATTTTAGGAAAAACAATCGATGATGCTGCAGGTGAAGGATTTGACAAAACGGGTAAAATGCTTGGGCTACCTTATCCCGCCGGACCAATTATCGATAAACTTGCCAAAGAAGGAAATCCTCACTTTCATAAGTTTCCTCAAGCCCTGATGAACCGAGGAGAACACGGAGGACTTGAAAATTTCAATTTCAGTTTTTCAGGTCTTAAAACTTCTGTTCAAACCTATTTGCAGCAACAGCCCAAAGCATTTATTGAAACCCATTTGGCCGATATTTGTGCCTCAATTCAATTTGCTATTGCTTCAGCATTAACTC is from Chloroherpetonaceae bacterium and encodes:
- the tsaD gene encoding tRNA (adenosine(37)-N6)-threonylcarbamoyltransferase complex transferase subunit TsaD, coding for MNILALETSCDETSAAVLLNGKVASNIISSQLRHQEFGGVVPELASREHERLIASVTNTAMKVSNINKSDLDFISATSGPGLIGAVLVGLNFAQSFAYALGIPFIPINHIEAHIFSTFINDGSQLAFPKFPFISLTVSGGHTMLALVEENLSYKILGKTIDDAAGEGFDKTGKMLGLPYPAGPIIDKLAKEGNPHFHKFPQALMNRGEHGGLENFNFSFSGLKTSVQTYLQQQPKAFIETHLADICASIQFAIASALTRKTIAAAESLGIKTISVAGGVSANSELRRQMNEAAAARNISLFIPKPIYSTDNAAMIATLAKLKIERGQFEARRYNAKAFASL